Proteins from one Gimesia maris genomic window:
- the pheT gene encoding phenylalanine--tRNA ligase subunit beta, which yields MRINTGWLRDYLASDCQEQELLDAFMTVGLEVEEEFHLAEALAPIRIGFIREKKPLGDTGALYECQVEIEKGKLITIVCASSHPVETGWGVPVAVSGTKLPSGALIGEGKFKGVKSQGMLCLDGELGLIARSTGLQVFNDEAMLGASLPSVSPIEESLVEVSVLPNRPDCLGMIGVAREVAAVLGMELKYPSARELNSQSAKGDAVTVKILDESLCSRYTCQVFDGVQVRTSPHWLQSRLQTAGLRPINNVVDITNFVMLEWGQPLHAFDFDSLTGNQIEVRRIRNGEKLKLLDEAEVDATHEPLVIADGEKPIALAGIMGGWDSQTTTDSKRILLEAACFDPVCIRTSARKLRIGTDSSYRFERGTDPNGMLSGAFNRAAELLQDAELSAASPASTVTDSYPSVKQSTQFTLSAARVSKILGANISDKQIKDCLTSLEMQVEDDLTISVPTWRVDVNNEVVLAEDVARLLRYDSIDMKPMMATTTKGRVSDTDNLRNSVAGFLTSNGFLECRTPPLTTEQIALSFSQWPGDAIQVQNPISKEMTTLRQSLVGSLVEVAERNARRGASSFRFFEVDRTFRQNSEIDERWMLGGVLGGPVNDSAWIASEKEIDFLRAKGLVENLLSHLNVDGCTFASDTPANGYRGEEFAVISQGQQRIGALGRIDLETLGIKDRARVPLYGFELDLSTLITVKSPPGMFKGLARTQVIARDISIVVPSDLHYAEIESSLEKAFASAVENLETEPRKDAGADFILQPELESVICVDTFSGESVGEGAMSLTIRMLFRDALHTLTSGEAQQLMDYVVKQLQAEYGVVQR from the coding sequence ATGCGAATTAATACTGGTTGGTTGCGCGATTACCTGGCGTCAGACTGTCAAGAACAGGAACTGCTCGACGCTTTTATGACTGTCGGCCTGGAAGTCGAAGAAGAATTTCATCTGGCCGAAGCGCTGGCGCCGATCCGCATCGGGTTTATTCGCGAGAAAAAGCCGTTGGGTGATACGGGCGCGTTGTATGAATGCCAGGTGGAAATCGAAAAAGGGAAACTGATTACCATCGTCTGTGCCTCTTCGCATCCTGTTGAAACTGGTTGGGGCGTACCTGTCGCGGTCTCCGGTACGAAGCTGCCGAGTGGCGCATTGATTGGTGAAGGCAAGTTCAAAGGCGTTAAGTCACAGGGCATGCTCTGCCTGGACGGCGAACTGGGGCTGATTGCCCGCTCAACCGGATTGCAGGTTTTCAATGACGAAGCGATGCTGGGCGCAAGCCTGCCTTCTGTTTCACCGATTGAAGAATCACTGGTCGAAGTCTCGGTGCTTCCCAACCGTCCCGACTGTCTGGGGATGATCGGCGTTGCCCGCGAAGTGGCCGCTGTATTAGGAATGGAATTGAAATATCCCAGTGCCCGCGAGTTGAATTCGCAGTCAGCTAAGGGCGATGCGGTCACCGTCAAGATTTTGGACGAATCACTTTGTTCGCGGTATACCTGCCAGGTGTTTGATGGCGTGCAGGTGCGGACGTCTCCCCACTGGCTGCAAAGTCGTTTGCAGACCGCGGGATTGAGGCCGATCAACAATGTGGTGGATATTACCAACTTTGTCATGCTCGAATGGGGCCAGCCACTACATGCGTTTGATTTCGATTCCCTCACAGGGAATCAGATTGAAGTCCGTCGCATTCGGAACGGGGAAAAACTCAAGCTGCTGGATGAAGCAGAAGTGGATGCAACTCACGAACCTTTGGTGATTGCGGATGGGGAAAAGCCGATTGCGCTGGCCGGGATCATGGGAGGCTGGGATTCGCAGACCACGACAGACTCCAAACGGATTCTGCTGGAAGCGGCCTGTTTTGATCCGGTCTGCATTCGAACTTCTGCCCGCAAACTGCGGATTGGCACCGATTCTTCCTATCGCTTCGAACGGGGCACCGATCCCAACGGCATGCTGAGCGGCGCGTTCAACCGTGCCGCCGAGCTGCTGCAGGATGCGGAACTGTCAGCCGCCAGTCCCGCTTCAACCGTTACGGACAGTTATCCGAGCGTCAAGCAGTCGACTCAGTTCACATTAAGTGCCGCACGCGTCTCCAAGATTCTGGGCGCGAACATCAGTGACAAACAGATCAAGGACTGTCTGACCAGTCTGGAAATGCAGGTTGAGGATGACCTCACGATTTCTGTTCCGACCTGGCGCGTCGATGTGAACAATGAAGTTGTACTGGCGGAAGATGTGGCCCGCCTGTTGCGATATGACAGTATTGACATGAAACCGATGATGGCGACGACAACCAAAGGGCGCGTTTCGGATACCGACAATCTGCGAAACAGTGTTGCCGGTTTTCTGACGAGCAACGGTTTCCTGGAATGTCGTACGCCACCTTTAACGACCGAACAGATTGCTCTCTCTTTCAGCCAGTGGCCCGGAGACGCGATCCAGGTACAGAACCCGATTTCCAAAGAGATGACCACACTGCGACAGAGCCTGGTAGGCAGCCTGGTTGAAGTGGCAGAACGCAATGCCAGGCGTGGTGCCAGCAGCTTCCGGTTCTTCGAAGTCGATCGGACATTCCGCCAGAATAGCGAGATTGATGAACGCTGGATGCTGGGAGGCGTGCTGGGGGGACCTGTAAATGATTCCGCCTGGATTGCTTCGGAAAAAGAGATTGACTTCCTGCGTGCCAAGGGGCTGGTGGAGAATCTGCTCTCACATCTGAATGTGGATGGTTGCACGTTTGCCAGTGATACACCGGCGAACGGATATCGGGGGGAAGAGTTCGCCGTAATCAGCCAGGGCCAGCAGCGTATTGGAGCACTGGGACGCATTGATCTGGAAACGCTGGGCATCAAGGATCGGGCGCGCGTGCCTCTGTATGGATTCGAACTGGATCTGTCGACACTGATTACCGTAAAGTCACCGCCGGGCATGTTCAAAGGGCTGGCCCGAACACAGGTAATTGCCCGCGATATTTCGATTGTCGTTCCCAGTGATCTGCATTATGCCGAAATTGAATCCTCCCTGGAAAAGGCATTCGCATCTGCTGTGGAAAATCTGGAAACGGAACCGCGAAAGGATGCGGGAGCCGATTTCATACTGCAACCGGAACTGGAAAGCGTGATCTGCGTCGATACCTTCTCTGGTGAAAGCGTGGGAGAAGGCGCGATGAGCCTGACGATTCGCATGTTGTTCCGTGATGCACTGCATACTCTGACATCCGGGGAAGCACAGCAACTGATGGATTATGTGGTGAAACAACTGCAGGCCGAATACGGAGTGGTGCAGCGGTAA
- a CDS encoding DUF1553 domain-containing protein, with protein MKRQLLVFWGLSLIVSLTALCPLFASEADLKKAEFFEKRIRPLLIKHCYDCHSEDSIESGLRVDTFAGLVIGGERGPAIVAGKPNQSLLISAVKHSGQLHMPPKDKLSQKAIIDLTEWVRGGAYWPDAKPVEVLKQETPDGPLFTKAQQEFWAFQSPRKPKLPEVNDTDWGKSPLDLFVLAKLEASGGTPAPAADRETLIRRATFDLTGLPPTRAEIEAFLNDESPEAFARVIDRLLASPRYGERWGRHWLDVARYADSNGLDENLAYANAWRYRDYVIAAFNKDKPYDQFLQEQLAGDILAARDDAENRNEKITATGFLSIGAKMLAEDDQTKMQMDIIDEQLDTVGRTFMGLTLGCARCHTHKFDPIPIEDYYSLAGIFKSTKTMENFKVVARWQEQLLASPSEIEALEKQKQQIAALDAEIQSITGKADERLLKQERGKIAAYLLAAEIKNYHDLQNSDAQSIGADPRLYESQSAILLEAEAYQSGNVVKSTTGYGEGIGVIYNAGKLPNIAEYEVEIPEAGRYQVELRYAAAAARPVQLLINGNLVNDSVAGEVTGSWYPKSQQWKVEGIYQFKAGLNRVRLESKKVFPHIDKLLIAKPNVTTGQTENRVAALTPPEQTLVGGFLLQWAEYLKKTAGEKGSPFVVWNELIQSGTVPQELVETDQRFEVIKTVPEEQRLAKAAELYQALFAEVDQEWQSYQKTKAGQAAKVLPDPKREAIRSVLYDSKGPFALPEDREKNYTAELLTQLKTKRGKKKELTAALPEYPTAMAVSEQKPENIKVHLRGSHFTLGNEVPRQFLRIIEGEEQTPIDDQRSGRLQLAEWLTSDTHPLTARVMVNRIWRWHFGTGIVRTTDNFGKLGERPSHPELLDWLAVQFMENGWSIKDLHRLIMLSATYQMSTEFDPEMAAVDPENRLLWRMNRRRLEAEAIRDSILAVSGKLDYEMGGSLLTVENRKYVTSTRNVDPVVYETNRRSVYLPIIRSALYEVLQAFDFADPSVLSGNRVHTTVAPQALFMMNSKFIMQNTEDFAESILHETHLKESAKVNRIYERIFGRSATEKETAQALAYLKLYRRELADLDLPAEQKELRTWQSLCRALISSNEFLFVD; from the coding sequence ATGAAACGACAACTCCTGGTATTTTGGGGATTGAGTTTAATTGTCAGCCTGACTGCGCTGTGTCCCTTGTTCGCGTCAGAAGCGGACTTGAAGAAAGCAGAATTCTTCGAAAAACGGATTCGCCCTTTGCTGATCAAGCATTGTTATGACTGCCACAGCGAGGATTCGATTGAGAGCGGTTTGCGGGTTGATACATTCGCGGGTCTGGTGATTGGCGGAGAAAGGGGCCCGGCGATTGTCGCAGGAAAACCGAACCAGAGCCTGTTGATCAGTGCCGTCAAACATAGCGGTCAATTACACATGCCTCCCAAGGATAAGCTGTCTCAAAAAGCGATCATTGATCTGACAGAGTGGGTTCGCGGCGGTGCTTACTGGCCTGATGCAAAACCGGTCGAGGTATTGAAACAGGAAACGCCGGACGGCCCGCTGTTTACGAAGGCGCAGCAGGAATTCTGGGCCTTCCAGTCTCCTCGTAAACCGAAGCTGCCTGAAGTGAACGATACTGACTGGGGGAAAAGTCCACTCGATCTCTTTGTTCTTGCAAAACTGGAAGCGTCGGGGGGAACACCTGCGCCTGCTGCAGATCGAGAGACGCTGATCCGTCGTGCGACATTTGATTTGACGGGGCTGCCACCGACGCGCGCGGAGATCGAAGCTTTTCTCAACGATGAATCGCCGGAGGCGTTTGCCCGGGTGATTGATCGCCTGCTGGCTTCGCCTCGTTATGGGGAACGCTGGGGGCGTCACTGGCTGGATGTGGCCCGCTACGCCGACTCGAATGGGCTGGATGAAAACCTGGCGTATGCCAATGCCTGGCGGTATCGCGATTATGTGATTGCCGCGTTCAACAAGGATAAGCCCTACGATCAGTTTCTGCAGGAACAACTGGCGGGAGACATTCTGGCGGCGCGTGATGATGCTGAAAATCGTAACGAAAAGATCACGGCGACCGGTTTTCTTTCGATCGGCGCCAAGATGCTGGCCGAAGATGATCAGACGAAAATGCAGATGGATATCATCGACGAGCAACTGGATACCGTAGGGCGGACCTTCATGGGGCTGACGCTGGGGTGTGCCCGCTGTCATACACATAAATTCGACCCGATTCCGATTGAAGATTATTACTCGCTGGCCGGTATCTTCAAAAGTACGAAGACGATGGAAAACTTCAAAGTGGTGGCCCGCTGGCAGGAACAGCTGCTGGCCAGCCCGTCTGAAATTGAAGCTTTGGAGAAACAGAAACAGCAGATCGCTGCGCTGGACGCTGAGATTCAATCAATCACAGGCAAAGCAGACGAGCGACTGTTGAAGCAGGAGCGTGGGAAGATAGCCGCTTATCTGCTGGCGGCTGAGATCAAGAATTACCACGATCTGCAGAACAGCGATGCGCAGTCGATTGGCGCTGATCCCCGGCTGTATGAATCGCAGTCTGCGATTCTGCTGGAAGCGGAAGCGTATCAGTCGGGTAATGTTGTCAAATCCACGACCGGTTACGGCGAGGGAATTGGTGTCATCTATAACGCCGGGAAGCTGCCGAATATCGCCGAGTATGAGGTCGAAATTCCGGAAGCAGGCCGCTACCAGGTGGAGCTTCGTTATGCGGCGGCAGCGGCGCGTCCGGTGCAGCTGTTGATTAATGGAAACCTGGTCAATGACAGTGTCGCTGGTGAAGTGACGGGCAGCTGGTATCCCAAGTCACAGCAGTGGAAAGTAGAGGGGATTTATCAGTTCAAAGCCGGTCTGAACCGGGTCCGCCTGGAGAGTAAAAAAGTATTTCCGCATATCGATAAACTGCTGATTGCCAAGCCGAATGTTACTACCGGCCAGACTGAAAACCGCGTTGCTGCCCTGACACCGCCTGAGCAGACGCTGGTGGGGGGATTCCTGCTGCAGTGGGCGGAATACCTGAAAAAAACGGCAGGAGAAAAGGGTTCTCCGTTTGTGGTCTGGAATGAACTGATTCAGAGTGGAACAGTGCCGCAGGAGTTGGTTGAGACTGATCAACGCTTTGAGGTTATCAAGACAGTGCCGGAAGAGCAGCGACTGGCGAAAGCAGCCGAATTGTACCAGGCGTTGTTTGCTGAGGTGGATCAGGAGTGGCAGTCGTACCAGAAAACGAAAGCGGGACAGGCTGCGAAAGTCTTGCCAGATCCGAAGCGGGAAGCGATACGCAGTGTGCTGTATGATTCCAAAGGGCCGTTTGCATTACCGGAAGATCGCGAGAAGAATTATACAGCAGAGTTACTGACGCAGCTCAAAACAAAACGGGGTAAGAAAAAAGAGTTAACGGCAGCACTGCCCGAGTATCCGACCGCGATGGCGGTTTCCGAGCAGAAACCGGAAAACATCAAGGTGCATCTGCGAGGCAGTCACTTTACGCTGGGCAATGAAGTTCCCCGCCAGTTCTTGCGGATTATTGAAGGGGAAGAGCAGACGCCCATTGATGATCAGCGGAGTGGCCGACTTCAACTGGCGGAATGGCTGACCAGTGATACTCATCCTTTGACGGCGCGGGTGATGGTCAATCGAATCTGGCGCTGGCACTTTGGTACCGGTATTGTCAGAACGACGGACAACTTTGGAAAACTGGGGGAACGCCCCTCACATCCGGAACTGCTGGACTGGCTGGCAGTGCAGTTTATGGAAAACGGCTGGTCGATCAAGGACCTGCATCGTCTGATCATGCTGTCGGCTACTTACCAGATGAGTACCGAATTTGATCCGGAGATGGCGGCCGTTGATCCCGAGAATCGCCTGCTGTGGCGCATGAATCGACGGCGTCTGGAAGCAGAAGCGATCCGGGACTCGATTCTGGCCGTCAGTGGGAAACTGGATTATGAAATGGGGGGCTCGCTGCTGACTGTGGAGAATCGCAAATATGTGACGAGCACGCGGAATGTGGATCCGGTGGTTTATGAGACGAATCGGCGTTCGGTCTATCTGCCGATCATCCGCAGTGCCCTGTATGAGGTGCTGCAGGCCTTTGATTTTGCGGATCCGAGTGTACTGTCTGGAAACCGGGTGCATACCACAGTCGCACCGCAGGCCTTATTCATGATGAACAGCAAATTTATCATGCAGAATACAGAGGACTTCGCCGAGTCGATTCTGCATGAAACACATCTGAAAGAGTCGGCGAAAGTCAATCGGATTTACGAACGTATCTTCGGTCGATCGGCGACTGAGAAAGAAACCGCACAGGCGCTGGCTTATCTGAAACTGTATCGGCGGGAACTGGCAGATCTGGACTTGCCTGCGGAACAAAAAGAACTGCGAACCTGGCAGAGTCTGTGCCGGGCATTGATTTCGTCGAATGAATTTCTGTTTGTGGATTGA
- a CDS encoding DUF1501 domain-containing protein: MNHWNSYRGSTPLTRREMLQRSSAGFGSLALAALLGNEGRAASKKPEQSPHFTPKAKRVIFLFMHGGPSHMDTFDYKPQLQKDSGKPLPFDKPQVFSAETGNLLGSPWKFKQHGESGAWVSELFPHVAGCVDDLCIINSMYGSNSRHGGALLELHTGSDTFVRPSMGSWITYGLGSENQDLPGFITVCPTLTHGGVNAYSSSFLPADFQGTPIGNASIPADRALIPFIKNESGIPMSVQRKELDYLQQMNREHLAESGPDAALEGRINSFELAYRMQTAAPELQDISDESEATQKEYGLDQDVTKNFGRQCLMARRFAERGVRFVQITHSYKWDQHGGLKTALPRNCKEVDQPIAALLKDLKARGLLDDTLVLWGGEFGRTPVSQGADGRDHNPQGYTMWMAGGGIKGGLQYGATDDYGYYAVQNKVHVHDLHATMLHLLGLDHKKLTYQFAGRDFRLTDVHGEVMYDLFA, encoded by the coding sequence ATGAATCACTGGAATAGTTATCGGGGATCAACGCCGCTCACCCGTCGGGAAATGCTGCAGCGCAGTTCTGCCGGATTCGGGAGTCTGGCGCTGGCGGCGTTATTGGGGAATGAAGGTCGGGCAGCCAGCAAAAAACCGGAACAGTCGCCGCATTTCACACCGAAGGCGAAGCGTGTAATCTTCCTGTTCATGCACGGCGGCCCGTCGCATATGGATACGTTTGACTATAAACCGCAGTTGCAGAAAGACAGCGGTAAGCCTTTGCCGTTTGACAAACCTCAGGTGTTTTCTGCTGAGACGGGAAATCTACTGGGCTCACCCTGGAAGTTCAAACAGCATGGGGAGAGTGGAGCCTGGGTGAGTGAACTGTTTCCGCATGTGGCAGGTTGTGTCGATGATCTGTGTATCATCAACTCGATGTATGGTTCCAACTCGCGGCACGGTGGAGCACTGCTGGAATTACACACCGGCAGCGATACATTCGTGCGACCGAGTATGGGGTCCTGGATTACCTATGGCCTGGGCTCGGAAAATCAGGATCTGCCCGGTTTCATTACTGTCTGTCCGACTCTGACCCATGGGGGCGTGAACGCTTACAGCTCTTCGTTTCTGCCGGCTGATTTTCAGGGAACGCCGATCGGTAATGCGAGTATCCCTGCCGACCGGGCTCTGATTCCGTTCATAAAAAATGAGAGTGGAATTCCGATGTCGGTGCAGCGGAAAGAACTGGATTATCTGCAGCAGATGAACCGGGAGCATCTGGCTGAGTCCGGCCCCGATGCGGCGCTGGAGGGACGTATCAATTCCTTTGAACTGGCATACCGGATGCAGACGGCCGCGCCGGAATTGCAGGATATCAGCGATGAATCCGAGGCGACACAAAAGGAGTATGGGCTGGATCAGGATGTGACGAAAAACTTCGGTCGACAATGCCTGATGGCACGGCGTTTTGCTGAGCGGGGTGTGCGGTTTGTGCAGATTACTCACAGTTATAAATGGGATCAGCATGGAGGATTAAAAACGGCACTGCCTCGGAATTGCAAAGAGGTCGATCAACCCATTGCCGCGCTGCTGAAAGATTTGAAAGCGCGGGGGCTGCTGGATGACACGCTTGTGCTCTGGGGCGGTGAGTTCGGCAGAACGCCCGTCAGTCAGGGAGCAGACGGCCGCGATCATAACCCCCAGGGGTACACGATGTGGATGGCGGGGGGAGGCATCAAGGGAGGGCTGCAGTATGGTGCCACCGATGATTATGGCTATTACGCGGTCCAGAATAAGGTCCACGTACATGATCTGCATGCCACGATGCTGCATCTGCTGGGGCTGGATCATAAGAAATTAACGTATCAGTTTGCCGGGCGCGATTTCCGTCTGACGGACGTGCATGGTGAAGTGATGTATGATCTGTTTGCCTGA
- a CDS encoding Ldh family oxidoreductase has translation MAQIEVESALIEPESLKEFCYQLLLQANLTGHDAGLVADTLVESNLRGIDSHGVARLPHYLERIRQQSIQPRPEMQWEPLGDAVGRVDGDHGLGQLAMVKAADHAVELARDSGAGWVSICNSSHCGALAYYGLRIAEAGMIGFAFTHVDPMVTPHGAAEPFCGTNPICMTAPGKEGKSLCLDMATSITPWNTIANAATEGVSIPGDWALDANGRGTTDPNEVVALFPFGGFKGSGLGLMIDVLCALLGGAPIGPDIPKMYGDLTQRRLLGGMVGAIDISRFTEVETFQDRIEELIQRWGAVKPLKEGGKVYYPGEPEALTRVERLQSGIPVGLRLINQFNELASAGGLPPLETTEPVCEDVTSSEVEVSPT, from the coding sequence TTGGCGCAGATCGAAGTTGAGAGTGCTCTGATTGAGCCTGAATCCCTGAAGGAGTTCTGTTACCAGTTGCTGCTGCAAGCGAATCTGACAGGGCACGATGCAGGTCTGGTAGCAGATACCCTGGTGGAATCGAATCTGCGTGGAATTGATTCTCATGGCGTGGCACGGTTACCGCATTACCTGGAGCGCATTCGTCAACAGAGCATTCAACCCCGACCGGAAATGCAGTGGGAACCGCTGGGAGACGCCGTCGGTCGCGTGGACGGCGATCACGGGTTGGGGCAACTGGCGATGGTGAAAGCAGCCGACCATGCGGTGGAACTGGCGCGGGATTCCGGGGCCGGTTGGGTTTCGATCTGTAACTCTTCGCATTGCGGAGCACTGGCTTATTATGGATTACGGATTGCAGAGGCCGGGATGATCGGCTTTGCGTTTACGCACGTTGATCCGATGGTGACTCCCCACGGAGCAGCAGAACCTTTCTGTGGGACAAACCCGATCTGCATGACGGCACCGGGAAAAGAGGGGAAATCGCTCTGCCTGGATATGGCGACAAGCATTACGCCCTGGAATACGATTGCGAATGCCGCGACGGAAGGTGTTTCGATCCCGGGAGACTGGGCGCTGGATGCCAATGGAAGGGGGACGACCGATCCCAATGAAGTGGTAGCACTTTTTCCATTTGGTGGTTTCAAAGGCTCGGGGCTGGGACTGATGATCGATGTGCTGTGCGCGCTGCTGGGAGGGGCTCCCATTGGCCCGGATATTCCCAAAATGTATGGCGATCTGACACAGCGACGTCTGCTGGGAGGTATGGTGGGGGCCATTGATATCAGTCGCTTTACCGAGGTGGAAACGTTCCAGGATCGCATTGAAGAGCTGATTCAACGCTGGGGAGCCGTCAAGCCTCTGAAAGAGGGAGGCAAAGTTTACTATCCGGGCGAACCGGAGGCATTGACTCGAGTGGAGCGTCTGCAGTCAGGAATTCCGGTGGGACTGCGGCTGATTAATCAGTTTAACGAACTGGCCTCCGCAGGGGGGCTGCCGCCACTGGAAACAACGGAACCAGTCTGCGAAGATGTGACGTCTTCTGAAGTTGAAGTCTCGCCCACCTGA
- a CDS encoding sodium:solute symporter codes for MNALFLLAANQLDISVLDSVIIVAYLVLITGMGLFVSRKQKQTVDSYFLAGRSLKWPTIGLSLFATNISTVHLIGLAADGYRVGLVVGNFECLAAFTLILLGLIFAPIYHRSGLVTLPDYLEQRFSAGSRVVLAIMGVVAALFIHIGMTLYAGSTVIHEFFGIDVITSVLVISAITTLYTVVGGLKAVVITESIQTVLLIIGSIAVTYFAAGALNEQGIDSLTKLRAALPEKHMSMLQESGGYSWYAFLLGYPVLGIWYWCADQTIVQRVLGGETEKDAQAGPLFAGFIKVLPLLIMVFPGVLAYVLFQEQIGDDPNKALPVLIKQLIPEGLKGLIAAGLLAALMSTIAGALNSTATLISIDVVKKLKPETSDARLVVVGRITAVVVMILAIGWSTMGSKFESIFSGLNSMIACLAPPITAVFIWGVLWKRGTAQASLSTLIIGSILGGLTFALDFGFELITKEMGIPFMLQAWWLFVICSVVFVSVSLLTPPPSEDQVKMMCWQNPLKEIVLKPLSGITDPRLIAILLAGIMSGIYITFA; via the coding sequence ATGAACGCGCTCTTTCTGCTGGCAGCCAATCAACTGGATATTTCTGTTCTTGACTCTGTGATCATCGTCGCCTACCTGGTGTTGATTACCGGAATGGGTTTGTTCGTCAGCCGAAAACAGAAACAGACTGTCGACAGTTACTTCCTGGCGGGACGCTCATTAAAGTGGCCGACCATTGGACTGTCTTTATTTGCCACAAATATCTCCACCGTGCATCTGATCGGACTGGCTGCCGACGGCTATCGTGTAGGGCTGGTCGTGGGGAACTTCGAATGCCTGGCGGCGTTTACCCTTATCTTGCTGGGGCTGATCTTTGCGCCGATTTATCACCGCAGCGGTCTGGTTACCTTGCCCGATTACCTGGAACAACGCTTCAGTGCCGGATCGCGGGTCGTGCTGGCGATCATGGGCGTCGTGGCGGCTCTGTTCATCCACATCGGCATGACGCTGTATGCGGGCTCGACTGTGATTCACGAGTTTTTTGGAATCGATGTCATCACTTCCGTACTGGTGATTTCCGCGATCACGACGCTGTATACCGTCGTCGGCGGATTGAAAGCGGTGGTGATCACCGAGTCGATTCAGACCGTGTTGTTGATTATCGGTTCGATTGCGGTGACTTACTTCGCGGCAGGTGCCCTGAACGAACAGGGGATTGATTCGTTGACGAAACTGCGTGCAGCGCTCCCTGAAAAACACATGAGTATGCTACAGGAAAGCGGGGGCTATTCGTGGTATGCCTTCCTGCTGGGATACCCGGTCCTGGGAATCTGGTACTGGTGTGCGGATCAGACGATTGTGCAGCGGGTACTGGGGGGAGAAACTGAAAAGGATGCCCAGGCTGGCCCGTTATTCGCGGGCTTTATCAAGGTCTTGCCGTTACTGATCATGGTCTTTCCCGGCGTGCTTGCTTATGTTTTGTTTCAGGAACAGATTGGCGACGATCCTAATAAAGCGCTGCCGGTTTTGATTAAACAATTGATCCCGGAAGGCTTGAAGGGACTGATTGCCGCGGGGCTGCTGGCAGCTTTGATGAGTACGATCGCCGGGGCATTGAACAGCACAGCGACTCTGATCAGTATTGATGTCGTGAAAAAACTGAAACCGGAAACCAGCGATGCGCGACTGGTGGTTGTCGGGAGGATCACCGCCGTGGTGGTCATGATCCTGGCGATTGGCTGGTCCACGATGGGGAGTAAATTTGAAAGCATCTTTTCCGGATTGAACAGTATGATTGCCTGCCTGGCGCCGCCGATCACTGCGGTCTTCATCTGGGGTGTGCTCTGGAAACGGGGGACTGCACAAGCTTCGCTGTCGACTTTAATTATCGGTTCGATTCTGGGCGGGCTGACATTTGCGCTCGACTTTGGATTTGAACTGATCACAAAAGAGATGGGAATTCCCTTTATGTTGCAGGCCTGGTGGCTGTTTGTCATCTGCTCGGTGGTGTTTGTGTCAGTCAGTCTGCTGACTCCACCTCCTTCTGAAGATCAGGTTAAAATGATGTGCTGGCAAAACCCATTGAAAGAAATCGTGCTGAAACCCCTGTCAGGAATTACCGATCCGCGACTGATTGCCATACTACTGGCTGGAATCATGTCGGGGATCTATATTACGTTTGCCTGA
- a CDS encoding TlpA disulfide reductase family protein: MSPQVLCLFGSLVLFFGCSQEGSTADTPVEPGTPAQTVAASPAEPATKKQTAPAIPGAQTFEQDGITAQIANWEQLQEFIGNQDDKIVIVDLWSSWCEPCLREFPHLVALQKKYPEKVVCVSFNLNYDGSKAYPPESSREELMEFYTKQNAEIVNLISSTPDEDLYKKLDLAAIPAAYVYGTDGKLLKRFDNETLAYGQEGFTYEEHIVPFIDEMLQQAQKPTE, encoded by the coding sequence ATGTCGCCTCAAGTACTCTGTCTGTTTGGTTCACTCGTCTTATTTTTTGGCTGCAGCCAGGAAGGCAGCACAGCGGATACTCCGGTAGAACCGGGTACCCCCGCTCAAACAGTAGCTGCTTCCCCAGCAGAGCCAGCAACAAAGAAACAAACCGCTCCGGCGATTCCCGGTGCACAGACCTTTGAACAGGATGGGATCACCGCTCAAATCGCCAACTGGGAACAGCTGCAGGAATTCATCGGCAACCAGGACGATAAAATCGTTATTGTCGATCTCTGGTCGAGCTGGTGTGAACCCTGCCTTCGCGAATTCCCGCACCTGGTCGCGCTGCAGAAGAAGTATCCGGAAAAAGTCGTCTGTGTTTCCTTCAACCTCAATTATGACGGCAGCAAGGCTTATCCTCCGGAATCCAGCAGGGAAGAGCTCATGGAGTTTTACACGAAGCAGAATGCAGAGATCGTCAACCTGATTTCCAGCACACCAGACGAAGATCTGTACAAGAAGCTTGATCTCGCCGCGATTCCCGCCGCCTATGTGTATGGCACTGATGGGAAACTGCTGAAACGCTTCGACAACGAAACCCTAGCCTACGGACAGGAAGGCTTCACCTACGAAGAACACATCGTCCCTTTCATCGATGAAATGCTCCAGCAGGCACAAAAGCCGACGGAATAA